From the genome of Ictalurus punctatus breed USDA103 chromosome 5, Coco_2.0, whole genome shotgun sequence:
TATTGAAGCTAATAACTTATGTTAAATGTGGTGCATGTGTTTGTAGCTACATACTGGCTGTATTTATATCAACCATTATGTTGAGTATTTACATAAATGTGTTCTTTGCTTAGCTAGACATCAAACAGTGCCACATAAATGCAGCCCATGTCAATCCAGCAAAACTAGGCATGGAAATTTCCAgattacatgtaaaaaaaaaaaaataacacacacacaatacatgtTTAAAGGAAATTTATTCAGAACCATTGCACAGTTGGTGGAAACAACCATATAGACAGGTAACAGTGTTAAGAAAAATgccaaataaaaccaaaacatttGTTAATTCAGCAAATACTTTAACTCTggggaaacaaagaaaaatggaaTGAATGTGGCACTGACTGTAGGACAGAataagacagatacacagaaaaagacagacattAGCTCCCTTTCCTTTGGGACAAActgtggcagcctggcagtgggAGGTAAAAGTGCTTCTACCACTAACCTCCTCCTGGAGATCAATActcttctccttcctcttcatcttcaacAGACTCTGTGCCAACCTCTTCATAATCTTTCTCGAGGGCTGCAAGATCCTCTCTGGCCTCAGAGAACTCTCCCTCCTCCATGCCTTCACCCACATACCAGTGGACGAATGCACGCTTGGCATACATCAGGTCAAACTTATGGTCCAGACGTGCCCAGGCTTCAGCAATGGCTGTGGTGTTGCTCAGCATGCACACAGCTCTCTGCACCTTTGCCAAGTCTCCTCCAGGAACCACTGTAGGTGGCTGGTAGTTGATGCCAACCTGGTGAGGGGGGATAAATAAGTGAAAATTTAGACAGGAAGGCAATCAAATTTTGTTGCACCTAACCAACTAGTCCAtttcaattaataaaaataaatacttcaAAGTGAGAAGCCATACAGTttagacaagaaaaaaaaaaattgcactttgcATTCAGTTTCCCCCCCCAGCTCTACACCATACAGCCTTTCCCTTACCTTGAATCCAGTTGGGCACCAGTCCACAAATTGGATGGAACGTTTGGTCTTGATGTTGGCAATGGCAGCATTCACATCTTTAGGCACCACGTCTCCACGGTACAGCATACAGCAGGCCATGTACTTGCCATGGCGTGGGTCACACTTCACCATCTGATTGGATGGCTCAAAGCAGGCACTTGTGATCTCAGCAACAGAGAGCTGCTCATGGTAGGCCTTCTCAGCAGAGATGATTGGTGAATAAGTGACCAGGGGGAAGTGGATTCTGGGATATGGCACCAGGTTGGTCTGGAACTCAGTCAGGTCGACATTGAGAGCACCATCAAAGCGCAGGGATGCCGTAATGGAGGAGACGATCTGGCCGATAAGCCGGTTCAGGTTGGTGTAGGTTGGCCTCTCGATGTCCAGGTTGCGACGGCAGATGTCATAGA
Proteins encoded in this window:
- the tuba5 gene encoding tubulin alpha 5 isoform X2; this translates as MRECISIHVGQAGVQIGNACWELYCLEHGIQPDGNMPSDKTIGGGDDSFNTFFSETGSGKHVPRAVFVDLEPAVIDEVRSGTYRQLFHPEQLISGKEDAANNYARGHYTVGKEIIDVVLERVRKLTDQCTGLQGFLIFHSFGGGTGSGFTSLLMERLSVDYGKKSKLEFAIYPAPQVSTAVVEPYNSILTTHTTLEHSDCAFMVDNEAIYDICRRNLDIERPTYTNLNRLIGQIVSSITASLRFDGALNVDLTEFQTNLVPYPRIHFPLVTYSPIISAEKAYHEQLSVAEITSACFEPSNQMVKCDPRHGKYMACCMLYRGDVVPKDVNAAIANIKTKRSIQFVDWCPTGFKVGINYQPPTVVPGGDLAKVQRAVCMLSNTTAIAEAWARLDHKFDLMYAKRAFVHWYVGEGMEEGEFSEAREDLAALEKDYEEVGTESVEDEEEGEEY
- the tuba5 gene encoding tubulin alpha 5 isoform X1 — encoded protein: MRECISIHVGQAGIQIGNSCWELFCLEHGVGPDGVLQEATSLPYSRQDPFNTFFNTSSSGHHVPRAIFVDLEPTVVDEVRSGTYRQLFHPEQLISGKEDAANNYARGHYTVGKEIIDVVLERVRKLTDQCTGLQGFLIFHSFGGGTGSGFTSLLMERLSVDYGKKSKLEFAIYPAPQVSTAVVEPYNSILTTHTTLEHSDCAFMVDNEAIYDICRRNLDIERPTYTNLNRLIGQIVSSITASLRFDGALNVDLTEFQTNLVPYPRIHFPLVTYSPIISAEKAYHEQLSVAEITSACFEPSNQMVKCDPRHGKYMACCMLYRGDVVPKDVNAAIANIKTKRSIQFVDWCPTGFKVGINYQPPTVVPGGDLAKVQRAVCMLSNTTAIAEAWARLDHKFDLMYAKRAFVHWYVGEGMEEGEFSEAREDLAALEKDYEEVGTESVEDEEEGEEY